One window of Nicotiana tomentosiformis chromosome 11, ASM39032v3, whole genome shotgun sequence genomic DNA carries:
- the LOC104103887 gene encoding protein NRT1/ PTR FAMILY 4.5-like isoform X2, producing MEEGTKLEYNSVSSYKIKGKGGFRASSFIYGFVGLDNIGFVANMVSMVLYLSFKMHFDLSGSANTVTNLLGSTYMLSIIGGFISDTYLSRFHTILIFGTAEILAWTLMTIQGRYSSLQPQVCGKSNCLEGGIALLFYGSLCLLALGTGGVRGALPALGADQFDQNDPNEAKALGRYFNWLLLSSVSGSAIGVTVIVWVSTNKGWWIGFLISLGATFLGFLIFLFGKPFYRLQVPAESPLTRILQVITVAIRNRKLQSPENPEELYEINVKESDSSKPKIAHTDQFRYLDKAAILPKTVEPTQWTVCTVTKVEEVKILTRMMPIIASTILMNTCLAQLQTFSVQQGYRMNRHFGSFEIPAPSVPVIPLLFMCFLIPIYDFVFVPFARKITNHPSGITQLQRVGVGLVLSIISMGIAALVEIKRKHQSLKNPLEPIHVFWLSFQYGIFGIADMFTLVGMLEFFYKEAPEGMRSLSTSFTWISLSFGYYLSSVFVDIINSVTKRFSQSNKGWLAGQDLDQNNLQLFYWFLAILSCLNFINYLYWASWYKYKSDDKLDTKPKSGDNVTLPKSASVSRVPFLKANENDAADVSSIGHK from the exons ATG GAGGAAGGTACAAAGTTAGAGTACAATTCTGTAAGCTCATACAAAATTAAAGGAAAAGGTGGATTCAGAGCTTCTTCCTTCATCTATG GTTTTGTGGGATTAGATAACATTGGATTTGTAGCAAACATGGTGAGTATGGTCTTATACTTGTCATTCAAAATGCATTTCGACCTCAGCGGCTCAGCCAACACTGTCACTAACTTATTGGGCTCAACATACATGCTCTCAATCATTGGTGGTTTTATTTCTGATACTTACCTCAGCAGATTCCATACCATTCTCATATTTGGAACAGCTGAAATACTT GCATGGACATTGATGACAATTCAAGGTCGTTACTCAAGTTTGCAACCACAAGTATGTGGAAAGTCAAACTGTTTAGAAGGTGGGATAGCACTATTATTCTATGGTTCACTTTGCTTGTTAGCATTGGGGACTGGTGGGGTAAGGGGAGCACTTCCTGCATTGGGTGCTGACCAATTTGATCAGAATGATCCAAATGAGGCCAAGGCTCTTGGGAGATACTTTAATTGGCTGTTGCTTAGCTCAGTTTCAGGTTCAGCAATTGGAGTCACTGTCATTGTTTGGGTTAGCACTAATAAAGGTTGGTGGATTGGTTTCCTCATTAGTTTGGGTGCTACTTTCCTTGGtttccttatttttctctttGGAAAGCCTTTCTACCGACTCCAAGTTCCTGCTGAAAGCCCTCTCACAAGGATTTTGCAG GTTATCACAGTGGCAATCAGAAACCGAAAGTTGCAATCACCAGAAAATCCTGAAGAGTTGTATGAGATTAATGTGAAAGAATCAGACTCATCAAAGCCAAAAATTGCACATACTGATCAATTCAG ATACTTGGACAAAGCTGCAATTCTTCCTAAAACTGTTGAGCCCACACAATGGACAGTTTGCACAGTGACCAAAGTAGAAGAAGTGAAAATATTAACAAGAATGATGCCTATCATAGCTAGCACAATTTTAATGAACACATGTTTGGCCCAACTCCAAACATTCTCAGTCCAACAAGGCTATCGAATGAATCGTCACTTTGGCTCTTTTGAAATACCAGCACCTTCAGTACCAGTAATTCCATTACTTTTCATGTGTTTTCTCATACCAATTTATGATTTTGTATTTGTTCCTTTTGCTCGAAAAATCACCAATCATCCCTCTGGCATCACACAACTCCAACGTGTCGGCGTCGGATTAGTCCTTTCGATTATTTCCATGGGTATAGCTGCACTTGTTGAGATAAAAAGAAAACACCAATCCTTGAAAAATCCATTGGAGCCTATCCATGTTTTTTGGCTATCTTTTCAATATGGGATTTTTGGAATTGCTGATATGTTTACCTTAGTGGGAATGCTTGAGTTTTTCTACAAGGAAGCCCCAGAAGGAATGAGGTCACTGTCTACTTCTTTTACATGGATTTCACTCTCTTTTGGGTACTACTTGAGCAGTGTTTTTGTGGATATTATCAATTCAGTGACCAAAAGATTTTCACAAAGCAACAAAGGATGGTTGGCTGGCCAAGATTTGGATCAAAATAATTTGCAACTTTTCTATTGGTTCTTGGCCATTTTAAGCTGCCTAAACTTTATAAATTATCTCTATTGGGCATCTTGGTACAAGTACAAATCAGATGACAAGTTGGACACTAAGCCCAAATCAGGGGATAATGTTACTTTGCCCAAATCAGCCTCAGTAAGTAGGGTGCCATTCCTTAAGGCAAATGAGAATGATGCAGCAGATGTTTCCTCCATTGGACACAAGTGA
- the LOC104103887 gene encoding protein NRT1/ PTR FAMILY 4.5-like isoform X1, with translation MCCQEEGTKLEYNSVSSYKIKGKGGFRASSFIYGFVGLDNIGFVANMVSMVLYLSFKMHFDLSGSANTVTNLLGSTYMLSIIGGFISDTYLSRFHTILIFGTAEILAWTLMTIQGRYSSLQPQVCGKSNCLEGGIALLFYGSLCLLALGTGGVRGALPALGADQFDQNDPNEAKALGRYFNWLLLSSVSGSAIGVTVIVWVSTNKGWWIGFLISLGATFLGFLIFLFGKPFYRLQVPAESPLTRILQVITVAIRNRKLQSPENPEELYEINVKESDSSKPKIAHTDQFRYLDKAAILPKTVEPTQWTVCTVTKVEEVKILTRMMPIIASTILMNTCLAQLQTFSVQQGYRMNRHFGSFEIPAPSVPVIPLLFMCFLIPIYDFVFVPFARKITNHPSGITQLQRVGVGLVLSIISMGIAALVEIKRKHQSLKNPLEPIHVFWLSFQYGIFGIADMFTLVGMLEFFYKEAPEGMRSLSTSFTWISLSFGYYLSSVFVDIINSVTKRFSQSNKGWLAGQDLDQNNLQLFYWFLAILSCLNFINYLYWASWYKYKSDDKLDTKPKSGDNVTLPKSASVSRVPFLKANENDAADVSSIGHK, from the exons ATGTGTTGTCAGGAGGAAGGTACAAAGTTAGAGTACAATTCTGTAAGCTCATACAAAATTAAAGGAAAAGGTGGATTCAGAGCTTCTTCCTTCATCTATG GTTTTGTGGGATTAGATAACATTGGATTTGTAGCAAACATGGTGAGTATGGTCTTATACTTGTCATTCAAAATGCATTTCGACCTCAGCGGCTCAGCCAACACTGTCACTAACTTATTGGGCTCAACATACATGCTCTCAATCATTGGTGGTTTTATTTCTGATACTTACCTCAGCAGATTCCATACCATTCTCATATTTGGAACAGCTGAAATACTT GCATGGACATTGATGACAATTCAAGGTCGTTACTCAAGTTTGCAACCACAAGTATGTGGAAAGTCAAACTGTTTAGAAGGTGGGATAGCACTATTATTCTATGGTTCACTTTGCTTGTTAGCATTGGGGACTGGTGGGGTAAGGGGAGCACTTCCTGCATTGGGTGCTGACCAATTTGATCAGAATGATCCAAATGAGGCCAAGGCTCTTGGGAGATACTTTAATTGGCTGTTGCTTAGCTCAGTTTCAGGTTCAGCAATTGGAGTCACTGTCATTGTTTGGGTTAGCACTAATAAAGGTTGGTGGATTGGTTTCCTCATTAGTTTGGGTGCTACTTTCCTTGGtttccttatttttctctttGGAAAGCCTTTCTACCGACTCCAAGTTCCTGCTGAAAGCCCTCTCACAAGGATTTTGCAG GTTATCACAGTGGCAATCAGAAACCGAAAGTTGCAATCACCAGAAAATCCTGAAGAGTTGTATGAGATTAATGTGAAAGAATCAGACTCATCAAAGCCAAAAATTGCACATACTGATCAATTCAG ATACTTGGACAAAGCTGCAATTCTTCCTAAAACTGTTGAGCCCACACAATGGACAGTTTGCACAGTGACCAAAGTAGAAGAAGTGAAAATATTAACAAGAATGATGCCTATCATAGCTAGCACAATTTTAATGAACACATGTTTGGCCCAACTCCAAACATTCTCAGTCCAACAAGGCTATCGAATGAATCGTCACTTTGGCTCTTTTGAAATACCAGCACCTTCAGTACCAGTAATTCCATTACTTTTCATGTGTTTTCTCATACCAATTTATGATTTTGTATTTGTTCCTTTTGCTCGAAAAATCACCAATCATCCCTCTGGCATCACACAACTCCAACGTGTCGGCGTCGGATTAGTCCTTTCGATTATTTCCATGGGTATAGCTGCACTTGTTGAGATAAAAAGAAAACACCAATCCTTGAAAAATCCATTGGAGCCTATCCATGTTTTTTGGCTATCTTTTCAATATGGGATTTTTGGAATTGCTGATATGTTTACCTTAGTGGGAATGCTTGAGTTTTTCTACAAGGAAGCCCCAGAAGGAATGAGGTCACTGTCTACTTCTTTTACATGGATTTCACTCTCTTTTGGGTACTACTTGAGCAGTGTTTTTGTGGATATTATCAATTCAGTGACCAAAAGATTTTCACAAAGCAACAAAGGATGGTTGGCTGGCCAAGATTTGGATCAAAATAATTTGCAACTTTTCTATTGGTTCTTGGCCATTTTAAGCTGCCTAAACTTTATAAATTATCTCTATTGGGCATCTTGGTACAAGTACAAATCAGATGACAAGTTGGACACTAAGCCCAAATCAGGGGATAATGTTACTTTGCCCAAATCAGCCTCAGTAAGTAGGGTGCCATTCCTTAAGGCAAATGAGAATGATGCAGCAGATGTTTCCTCCATTGGACACAAGTGA